A window of the Lactuca sativa cultivar Salinas chromosome 7, Lsat_Salinas_v11, whole genome shotgun sequence genome harbors these coding sequences:
- the LOC111880629 gene encoding E3 ubiquitin-protein ligase KEG, protein MKIPCCTVCQTRYNEEDRCPLLLECGHGFCKECLSRMFSSAPSDTTLPCPRCRQVSVVGNSVHALRKNYAILGLISSASNSDFTDEDDDDEDDGLVVVVDRDRRSCGSNASSSNGLIELGSHQDLRMVRRIGEGPGRKGSGVEMWSAVLSGKSGRCRHRVAVKKLVVIGEDTDLVWVQNELDDLRRKSMWCRNVCKFHGATKVDECLALIMDKCNGSVETEMQRNEGRLTLEQILRYGADIARGVAELHAAGVVCMNLKPSNLLLDEEGRAVVSDYALPAILKKPACRKARLECDSSRTHSCMDCTMLSPNYTAPEAWEPVKKSLNIFWDDALGISPESDAWSFGCTLVEMCTGSVPWAGLNAEEIYRAVVKVKRQPPQYASVVGVGIPRDLWKMIGDCLQFKAPKRPTFSAMLAIFLRHLQEIPRGPPASPDSDVIVYPKANGTMPPVPPTNLEVVHDYRTLLHTMVCEGNVSGVSELLAKASSKNDVNTFHSLLEAQNAEGQTALHLACRRGSSELVEAILSYREANVDVLDKDGDPPLVFALAAGSPECVRALLSRYANVRSRLRDGFGPSIAHVCAYHGQPDCMRELLVAGADPNAVDDEGESVLHRAVTKKYTECALVILENGGCKSMGISNSKNLTPLHLCVTTWNVAVVKRWIEVASSEEIAEAIDVPSPVGTALSMAAALKKDHEANGRELVQILLAAGADATAQDTQHGRTALHTAAMTNDVELVKIILDAGVDVNIRNVQNTIPLHVALARGSKSCVGMLLSAGANCNLQDDEGNNAFHIAADTAKMIRENLEWIIVMLKYPGAAVEVRNHSGMTLRDFLEALPREWISEDLMEALANKGVHLFPTIYQVGDWVKFKSTVATPTYGWQGATHKSVGFVQSVPDKDNLFVSFCSGEARVLANEVMKVIPLDRGQHVQLKPDVREPRFGWRGQSRESIGTVLCVDDDGILRVGFPGASRGWKADPAEMERVEEFKVGDWVRVRPALTTAKHGLGSVTPGSIGIVYCIRPDNSLLLELSYLPNPWHCEPEEVEPVDPFRIGDRVCVKRSVAEPRYAWGGETHHSVGRIIEIESDGLLIIEIPNRPIPWQADPSDMEKVEDFKVGDWVRVKASVSSPKYGWEDITRNSIGLIHSLEEDGDMGIAFCFRSKPFSCSVTDVEKVAPFELGQEIHIISSVNQPRLGWSNESPATVGKIVRIDMDGALNAKVAGRHGLWKVSPGDAEVLSGFEVGDWVRSKPSVGTRPSYDWYSIGKESLAVVHSVQDTGYLELACCFRKGKWMTHHTDIEKVLGFKIGQHVRFRAGLEEPRWGWRGAQPNSRGVIINVNADGEVRVAFFGLPGLWRGDPADLEIEKTFEVGEWVQMSETASVWKSIGPGSIGIVQGIVYESDEWAGNISVGFCGEQDQWVGPCTDLERVEKLTNGQRVRVKPSVKQPRFGWSGHTHSSIGVISGIDSDGKLRMYTPAGSKSWMLDPFEVEVVEEEELHIGDWVRVKPSVTSPVHHWGEVTHSSIGVVHRMEEGDVWVAFCFLERLWLCKAGEVERIRRFVVGDRVRIKKGLVIPRWGWGMETHASRGQVVGVDANGKLRIKFQWREGKPWIGDPADIELDDSENGLPAGRIL, encoded by the exons ATGAAGATACCTTGTTGCACGGTTTGTCAGACAAGGTACAACGAAGAAGATAGGTGTCCGTTGTTGCTTGAGTGCGGCCATGGATTCTGTAAAGAGTGTTTGTCCCGTATGTTTTCATCAGCACCATCAGACACTACTCTTCCGTGTCCACGATGTCGCCAAGTCTCCGTTGTCGGTAACTCCGTCCACGCGCTACGGAAGAACTACGCTATTTTGGGGCTAATCTCTTCTGCTTCCAATAGCGATTTTACCGACGAGGATGATGACGATGAGGATGatgggttggtggtggtggtggatagaGACCGGCGCAGCTGTGGGTCCAACGCTTCCAGTTCTAATGGCTTAATCGAACTTGGTTCGCACCAGGATTTGAGGATGGTGAGGCGGATTGGGGAAGGGCCAGGGCGGAAGGGGAGCGGAGTTGAAATGTGGTCGGCGGTGTTGTCTGGGAAATCAGGGAGGTGTCGTCACCGTGTGGCGGTGAAGAAACTTGTGGTGATTGGGGAAGATACTGATTTAGTTTGGGTACAGAATGAGCTTGATGATTTGAGGCGTAAGTCGATGTGGTGTAGAAATGTGTGCAAGTTTCATGGGGCAACGAAGGTGGATGAGTGTCTTGCTCTGATCATGGATAAATGCAATGGTTCTGTTGAGACAGAGATGCAAAGAAACGAAGGGAGACTCACTCTTGAGCAAATCCTGAG ATATGGTGCAGATATTGCTCGTGGGGTGGCTGAACTACATGCAGCAGGTGTGGTTTGTATGAACCTTAAACCATCAAATCTTCTTTTAGATGAAGAAGGTCGTGCAGTTGTTTCCGATTATGCCCTTCCTGCCATTTTAAAAAAACCAGCTTGCAGAAAAGCCCGATTAGAGTGTGATTCCTCAAGAACTCATTCATGCATGGATTGCACAATGTTAAGCCCAAACTACACAGCTCCAGAAGCATGGGAGCCTGTTAAAAAATCTTTAAATATTTTTTGGGATGATGCCCTTGGTATATCACCTGAGTCAGATGCATGGAGTTTTGGGTGTACATTAGTAGAAATGTGCACTGGTTCTGTTCC GTGGGCTGGATTAAATGCTGAGGAAATATATCGTGCAGTTGTTAAGGTGAAAAGACAACCTCCACAATATGCAAGTGTAGTAGGTGTTGGAATACCAAGGGATTTGTGGAAAATGATTGGTGATTGTTTACAGTTTAAGGCACCTAAAAGACCGACTTTTAGTGCTATGCTTGCAATATTTCTTAGGCATTTACAAGAAATACCTCGTGGGCCTCCTGCAAGCCCAGATAG TGATGTAATTGTATACCCGAAAGCAAATGGGACGATGCCACCTGTCCCTCCAACCAACTTAGAAGTTGTCCATGATTATCGAACTCTTTTACATACAATGGTTTGTGAAGGGAATGTTTCTGGTGTGAG TGAGTTGCTAGCAAAGGCTTCATCAAAAAACGATGTCAACACGTTTCATTCTCTTCTAGAAGCTCAAAATGCAGAGGGCCAAACTGCCCTCCACCTGGCATGCAGACGTGGCAGTTCTGAACTTGTTGAAGCTATTTTAAGTTATCGAGAGGCCAATGTGGATGTACTTGATAAAGATGGGGACCCACCACTTGTGTTTGCTCTTGCAGCAGGGTCCCCAGAATGTGTGCGTGCTCTTCTTAGTAGATATGCTAATGTGAGGTCTAGATTGAGGGATGGATTTGGTCCTTCAATTGCTCATGTTTGTGCATATCATGGTCAACCAGATTGCATGCGT gaATTGCTAGTGGCTGGAGCTGATCCAAATGCAGTTGATGATGAAGGTGAATCTGTATTGCATAGAGCAGTGACAAAAAAGTACACAGAGTGTGCTCTTGTTATATTGGAAAATGGGGGATGTAAATCCATGGGTATCTCAAACTCGAAGAATCTCAC GCCTCTGCATTTATGTGTGACAACATGGAATGTAGCTGTTGTTAAAAGATGGATTGAAGTTGCATCCTCTGAAGAAATTGCAGAAGCCATAGATGTACCTAGTCCTGTGGGGACCGCATTGAGTATGGCAGCTGCTTTAAAGAAAGACCATGAAGCTa ATGGTAGAGAACTTGTACAGATTCTTCTTGCTGCTGGAGCTGATGCTACTGCTCAAGACACTCAACATGGGCGCACAGCTCTGCATACTGCTGCTATGACTAATGATGTGGAGTTGGTTAAA ATTATTCTTGATGCTGGAGTTGATGTGAACATAAGGAATGTGCAAAACACCATTCCTTTACATGTGGCATTGGCAAGAGGATCAAAATCATGTGTTGGAATGCTTCTTTCTGCAGGAGCAAATTGTAATTTGCAG gaTGATGAAGGAAACAATGCTTTTCATATAGCTGCTGATACAGCAAAGATGATACGTGAAAATCTGGAGTGGATCATTGTTATGCTTAAATATCCAGGGGCTGCTGTAGAAGTCAGGAATCACAG TGGTATGACACTACGTGACTTCTTGGAGGCCCTTCCTCGGGAATGGATTTCAGAGGATTTGATGGAGGCACTTGCAAACAAAGGAGTTCATTTATTTCCAACAAT ATACCAAGTAGGTGACTGGGTGAAATTCAAAAGTACAGTAGCCACACCAACATACGGGTGGCAAGGTGCAACACacaaaagtgttggttttgtTCAAAGTGTCCCTGATAAAGACAATCTTTTTGTCTCATTCTGTTCTGGTGAAGCCCGTGTACTTGCCAATGAAGTTATGAAAGTCATCCCATTGGACAGAGGCCAACATGTCCAACTCAAACCAGATGTCAGAGAACCAAG ATTTGGTTGGCGTGGGCAATCGAGAGAGAGTATTGGAACTGTTCTTTGTGTTGATGATGATGGGATTTTGCGGGTCGGGTTTCCTGGAGCATCCAGAGGATGGAAGGCCGACCCGGCAGAAATGGAGCGGGTTGAGGAATTTAAAGTTGGAGATTGGGTTCGGGTCCGACCCGCTCTTACAACAGCTAAGCATGGGTTAGGGTCGGTTACACCAGGAAGCATTGGTATTGTGTATTGTATTAGACCCGATAATAGTTTGTTGTTGGAACTCAGTTATCTTCCAAATCCATGGCATTGTGAACCCGAAGAAGTTGAACCCGTTGACCCATTCagg ATTGGTGATCGTGTATGTGTGAAGAGGTCAGTTGCAGAGCCTAGGTATGCTTGGGGTGGTGAAACACATCACAGTGTTGGAAGAATTATTGAGATAGAAAGTGATGGTCTCCTGATAATTGAAATTCCAAATAGGCCCATACCATGGCAAGCTGATCCTTCTGACATGGAAAAAGTCGAGGACTTTAAG GTTGGAGATTGGGTGAGGGTTAAGGCTTCAGTGTCTTCACCTAAATACGGGTGGGAGGACATAACCAGGAACAGTATCGGGTTAATCCACAGTTTAGAAGAAGATGGTGACATGGGAATCGCCTTTTGCTTCAGAAGCAAACCCTTTTCATGTTCAGTGACAGATGTCGAAAAAGTAGCACCTTTCGAATTAGGTCAAGAAATTCATATAATTTCTTCCGTCAACCAACCACGCCTCGGATGGTCAAACGAAAGCCCCGCCACCGTGGGTAAAATCGTCCGAATCGACATGGATGGAGCTTTAAAT GCTAAAGTGGCTGGAAGACACGGGTTATGGAAAGTATCTCCTGGAGATGCGGAAGTCCTTTCGGGATTTGAAGTAGGCGATTGGGTTCGATCAAAACCGAGTGTAGGAACTCGACCTAGTTACGATTGGTATAGTATTGGAAAAGAAAGTTTAGCAGTTGTTCATAGTGTACAAGACACGGGTTATCTAGAATTAGCTTGTTGTTTCCGTAAAGGCAAATGGATGACTCACCACACGGACATTGAAAAAGTCCTCGGGTTCAAAATCGGGCAGCACGTGAGATTCCGGGCAGGGCTAGAAGAACCGCGATGGGGTTGGCGAGGCGCGCAGCCCAACTCCCGCGGCGTTATCATCAACGTGAACGCGGATGGCGAAGTACGCGTCGCGTTTTTCGGGCTGCCCGGATTGTGGAGAGGCGACCCGGCGGATTTGGAAATAGAAaaaacttttgaagttggagagtGGGTTCAAATGAGTGAAACCGCAAGTGTTTGGAAATCAATCGGCCCGGGTAGTATCGGGATTGTACAAGGGATTGTATATGAATCGGACGAATGGGCAGGGAATATTTCGGTAGGGTTTTGCGGGGAGCAAGATCAATGGGTCGGCCCGTGTACAGATCTCGAACGGGTCGAGAAGCTCACGAACGGGCAACGGGTTCGGGTGAAACCCTCGGTGAAACAACCGCGGTTCGGGTGGTCGGGCCATACGCATTCCAGCATCGGGGTGATTTCGGGTATCGATTCGGACGGGAAGCTAAGGATGTATACCCCCGCGGGTTCAAAGTCATGGATGCTTGACCCGTTTGAAGTGGAAGTGGTTGAAGAAGAGGAGCTCCATATTGGGGACTGGGTCCGGGTCAAACCGTCTGTGACCTCCCCGGTTCACCATTGGGGGGAGGTGACTCATTCGAGCATCGGGGTGGTGCACCGGATGGAGGAGGGTGATGTTTGGGTGGCGTTTTGTTTCTTGGAGCGGTTGTGGCTGTGTAAGGCGGGGGAAGTGGAGAGGATCCGGCGGTTTGTGGTGGGGGACAGGGTGCGGATCAAGAAGGGTTTGGTTATCCCGCGGTGGGGGTGGGGGATGGAGACGCATGCGAGTAGAGGTCAGGTGGTGGGGGTGGATGCGAATGGGAAGTTAAGGATTAAGTTTCAGTGGCGGGAAGGGAAGCCGTGGATTGGTGATCCGGCTGATATCGAACTTGATGATAGTGAAAATGGGCTGCCAGCTGGCCGGATTTTGTAG